The DNA window TCACGAAGCCGCCCGTCTGACGCTCAGGTCTTacgcagaggaggaggaggagcaggggaaggtggaggagaaggtttTGGAGGGCGACGGCGCGTTGATAGAAGACAAGGCAGCTCTTGCAGGACTGAGCCGCAGGCAGCAGAACGCGCTGCAGGTACGATACGGACAGAAGACCATCCTGCACAGAGTGATGGAGCTCACCAAGTCGTGAGTTCAGCTCAGGGAATTTTATAACGCCAGTGTGCAACGTCTTTCACCCAAACggtcaataaaatgtttttttgttgaaaatgtgtttgtgttcaaagTGCACGCGGGGTTTAACAAGTGTGTAAAATGAATCGTAGCGTAGTCAaacaggtgtcaaacacacggcCCCCAGCATGAATTCGCAAAGTGTGTCAATTGCATAgtagactatttttttttaaatcaaaataatgGCAACATCTCTAATTTGTCGACTGTTTTAGGATGGTCTAGTAAATTTAACCATCTCCTaatttccttgttcttctttgcactaaaactaatTGGAAAATAATCTATAGTGGTTGTTACTTAGAGGTTATATAGAGGGGTATgaatgtgacatcacagcaagcagaagtctccatggttacagccaatgagtggcaaaaagtgagcatggagattagcagcattagtttgaatcataggctttcaTAGTGTCTAAAttgcaaaaataatttaaaaaatggggaagagctgttgtgcgattgactgaatcaacagatttgaaaagcagtcagatatatttttacagatatccacatgggctgtatgtggcctcTGGCGTAGTCTACAACTAGAAATAGTCAAAGTGTACATTCATGgcaaaactttattaaaaaggTCTTTCTGTACTGCAAATTAAGTGGTATTGCCCATTTTTCCCCCTGAATACACTTAACTTTCGGTATCTGAcagttatttacaatttactgaATGATGTGTGCCTAATAATCTTCGCGCAAGTGAAATGACCATATCACCACCACAGTGGCTGTAAAGTGACTTTGAGAAACCGTTGGAATTTTACTGTGACGTAATTTTATGTGACACATTTTAGAGTTTTAAGAATCCATCTCTTGTCCCAATCACTTCCTGgatcttttatttttggtaataaaaataaaggtagTAAACATGTGACACTtgactaaatgtttttttttgttaatatgcAAACTGCTGTTAATCCAGTCAAATATTTGGAGGTAAATTTGTAAGAGTGTAAAGTAGTGTCACCAGATAACCAGTGCAGATGATGGTgacactgaactgaattaaattaaattaaattaaatcaaatcagaacCCTTTATTCTTTTCTAGGGGGTCCTAACAGATCATTAGGCCATGTACACTAACTGAGAATGATTGAAGAATGTGCATTTTATTGTCAGCCAACGTGTAAATCTAAAACTCAGACCTGGTTAGTTGCCACCGTCGCCATCATGCCTTGTAATGCTGAAAGAACACAGATGCGGCTGCAGTTTGAATGCTTTATTTCCTGTATGTATGCATACTGCAGTTAAGTAGCAAGAACTAAAGGCAAACTAGAAAGGActacaaaatacaacacatggaccaatacatttacaaaacattcaaaatgttACAAAATGGGCTGTATTGGTCCTTCTATTGTTCTTAAATTTGGGTCTTTATACAAATTGTCAAGATAACAATGTTGCCATCATTTTGCACAATTTTACAAGTGCCAGGGAGAGACTTCCAGAGCCACTTTCAAATGGGCAACCCATCAGAAAACGGTCTCTGACACCAGGAGCAGaacccctcccaccccacctGGGAGACTTAACTACATCTTTCTGTCCCACTTGGGGATAAAAAGAACTCAAATGAAAGTAGcaggcagctttttttctatCATTCAGCCTctgaaagcaacaaaaaaaaaaaagaaaaaagaaaacaaaagatttgTGTGGGAGGGAAGCAAACTTTGGTAGTGAGTGAAAATATGTTTAGATGTCTTTACACGTCAGGATACATTTTTATCGACATGTGCACCGCTCTCCACGTGTCTACTTCCCtgttctccctttttttcccccaatatTTACATCAAAGAGTCAAAAAAGTATATTAAACAGCATGTCACAATTCAACCTCCATCTCAATTCAGCCCCAAAGGGGTAAACAAAAATCTAACTCTTTAGATCCATGAGCAGTAGTCCTTTCATCTGCATTTCAAAATGACTGCTTGCCAGTTTATCCAGTGCCAACAAGagggagaggtgtgtgtgtggtggtggggggggggtgagtcAAGGCCACGGCATCTTTCCCGAGAGCTACGAGCTGGCTGGTGCACAGGCTAGCTGGCACCGGTGCCCTCCATCACCTGCTGGGCCTGTTTCTGCCCCATGCAGCACTGAGCTACTGACTGGAACAGcctgaggacagacaggagggaAAGGTGTCAACATCTGTTTAACAGAACTACTAGAATACAAAACGACGCGTCATCATTGTCCTGGAATTCTCCCTGAAGCAGAAAAACGCAAGCATCGCTTTAATGAGACAAACAAGCATTAACGGGGAACCTACTTTTCAATCTCAGGGGCACAGTGCACAAAGTCGTGGCTCCAGAACTTGAAGGCAGGGTTCTTGATCAGCTCGATGAAGGTGATGAGGAGACCCCACGGGTGAGGCCTGTTCACTATCAGCCTCTCCAGCAGAACcctggaaggagaaggaggaagctTTAACTGACGGCACTTGTATCAACTTCACCTCGTAAAAGTCGCAGCGAGCTCGGATGAAACCGCCTCACCTGGTGATCTGCTCCTGGATGGCCTCGGTGTTGGCCTCAGCAAACAGATACAGCATGGTGCAGCTGAAGTAGTGAGTGTGGCTGTTGGGGTAGCGGAGCTGATTGGCAATTGCATTCAAGAACAGGTAACGCCCTGGAAAGACATGAAGACATATACTCGATTAGAGGGTTAGAGCAGATGTTGAATGTTTGAATGGTATTCAGGGCAACGCTATAAAGATGCAACATGAAGGTTTCTACAGGTTTTTCAGTAGTTATTGTTAAATTAACACGTGCACATCTACAAAGTAGTCAAGGACAATACATGAGACGTTAAACTGTCTAGATGTCCTGGGAGGTTTTTACTCAGTAGAAACCTTTCCTCATTGTTTTTGATAGGAGCTAGTGGTGTTAATGCTCCTGTCTTACCCTCAGTGTCCAGGTCCACAGCCAGGTTCTGGAAAATGTCCATGTGTGCAGAGTGTGTGATGGTGCTCATAGAGGGGGTGCTGCCCTTGTTGTGGATGTGAGCAATTGCCTGTGTGCCTACATACAACACCAGAGCATTGATCAACTGGATGTTGTAGCGGTTTCCTGGTTCATTAGACAcctggagaaggaaaagagatcaaattaacaaaaaataagttGTTGTGTCTTTATTATACTACACAATAACAGAAGGGCACTGGTTGTACCTGCAGGTTACTGCGCAGCTCAGACAGGAAAGTGACAGGTGAGCGTGTCTTCAGATATGAATCCAGATCCTTCTTGAACTGCGAAGGCATGACGCCTGTGAAGTTGGTGAGGATCCGGGGAGCAATGTTGATCTCACTCAGCATGTCCACCTGCGGCAAAGGTCAGACTTATTGCAACGTCTTCAATAGGAAGCAACTGGCACTACACCAGTGTAGGCAGAGCGACAACGAACAACGCTCTGAGCGTGTCTACCTTCAGATTGGGCGTGAAAGGGTCGGGGAGCCTCATGTTGCGTGGAAAGGCACTGAGGATGAGGTTGCGGAGCTGGATGCAGTTGGGTGGGATAACATCACAGAAGCCATAATGGTAATCACACAGGAACTCTGGGAAGTCGTGCAGCAGGACCAGCAGCACTCGCAGTGTGCCCTTAACAGCCAGTACagaaaaaagcaacagaaaagcAAGGttagttcatttttttccaacttagattttcattttgtaaaataaaccCCTTCTCACCAATATTAACTCTTCATTAAGTTATGATACCCACACggtttgattaaaataaagattCACAATGAATTATTGACGTTAATAAGTTTGAATTTAATCATATAAGAGAAATATTAGTGCATAATCACCTTGTAGAGAATTTGCATAGGTTTGTTGAGCTCTACATTCCTCAGGAACGGGGCCAAGTACTTGAAGAGATCAATCAGCAGCTGTGCATACATGGGCCAACCCTGGATGAcgataaacaaacacaataaacaactCCAACATCTGTCTATGAGCAAGagtgaatttcattgttttatagtTGCTGAATACCTTctgctgtggtgtgtgtgcgaGCATCCTGGCAATGAAGATGCGATGGGAGATGAGCTCCAGCCAAGCGTACACAAAGCCAGGCGCCTTGGTGGGTCTCAGAATGTGAAAGGTATTGCTGCAGATAaatcacacagacaaaagtaTTTAAAACCCATCCTCGCTTTGAGGCACAAAGACGAGCCTCCTCCATTGTGCAACTAAGCCGACGTGAGACTAAATGATGCCATACCAGAAGGCAGTGAGTGTCTGGAAGTTAATGGTCTCGAGGACGTGTTCGGGAGCATTgagctccaacagcagcatGATGAAAATGCGGTGGTATGGCAGCTGTTGGAATTCAGTCTGACGGACATCATGGTCCTGGATTAACACTCCAACTACGATACCCAGCACCTACAAGAACACAAtcgcatttaaacaaattaccTCCTGTTTTGCCACACAGTGGCACCAACTTTATGTCTCTTATCACGATCGACACACTCTTTATCTACCTTGTTGAGGAGGTTGATCTTTGTCACTGTGTTGGTGGCCTCTCCAGAGTGTTTGACCAGCAGTGCTATGAGCCTGACAAAGGCATCCAGGTTGTGGTAGCACTTGGCTCTGATGATGGCCGCACTGGCTGCTgggttgtgctgttgttcagcCTGTGCCCGATAGCTTATCTccacacacatttctgtgcaTAGCCGGAAGAACCGAGTGATCAGGTCATCCGTCTTCAGGATGCCCTGCTGGTGCATctggaaaaagaacaaagaaacgATGTGAGCAACAATTGCGCATAGTTTTGTTCAGTTAAACCTGGCTGATAAGTGATTTAAAAGTGTTTACCTGGCCAACAAAGGCAGAGAAAGCCTTTGTGCTATCCCTGCCAGCAGCAGCTGAGTGATACAAGTTGACCCATTCCCTCAGGAGGTACTCTGCCTTCTCCCTCAGGCCTGGAGGATCATCATATTCTGAAGCCTGGGAAATCCCAGAGTGCATCATGAAGTTAGGTCCACCGTGGGCCCGGTCAATCATGGCTTCATAGTTGGAGCGTACAACATCCATCAGCTGGGGAAGCCtgtggatgaggaggaacaTTGCACAGTCAGTTTTCAAATCAAAGCTAAGGGTAGCaacttttacaaaaataaataaataaactactgGTAGAACAACCCAAGGATTTTAGTAAAATTAAACTGTTTCAAAATTGTAGTGCTTCTTTACCCCTCAGGTGCGTTGGCTCTGGAGTGTGCACAGGTTCTCATTAAAGTCTCAATTGTGTGGAAGAGGTCAGCTTCTGTGACATGGCTCACACTGCGTTCATCtaccagcagcagcttcaccaGCTGCATGGCAAATGCAACTGCCATGTAGTGCAATCCATTTTCCATGGACTGAAGGAAAACCAAAATCAAGTTAATGAACGGAAACTGAAATTTTGCAAGATCAGACAAAAGTTGTAACAAAATGACTATGAACACAATTGTTTGTCATATTGAAAGTGGATGCCTTGAACCTAACGtcataaactaaaatataagaGTGAAAATGAACCAGTAACACTCGGTACCTGTGCCAGGTGCAGGTCATACTGCTGCATATTCACGAGATTGTTCCTGATCAGAAGCTCCACTGCCTCCACGTTGTATTTATATTCATCACGGCATTCGATCAGACACCTGTCAACACGAACACAACAAGCAAGTCAGACACACTAAATTTGACATGACCAAGAGAATTAATTGCTTTTTGCCTCAAGAAACTCTGTGATGTTAAAAGTATTAAGAGTCAAGTCAGAAATGCTGCAGAGGTATAATGTTCTTCATGAAAGCGACTGAAGACAGCATTTTAAGTATTCAATGCAAACGTACGCACCTGGTAATCTGCTTATTGCACCACTGTGGTCCATAGGCACGTCCATCCTGAAGGGCTTTAagcaccagcaggtggcactcCCTGTACCGAAGCAGCAAGTCAGCATCAGCTCCACTGGTAGCATCCAGAAGACCCTCCACAGCCTGGAAAGAAAGAGACGCATTGATTCTAAAAGTCCTGCACACACTGTGATGGgggtcaacaacaacaaagaaataaaatgtgacatttagcAGTGAAAGTTAACAAGTCTACCTTCTGCAGGAGGCCGAGTGCAGCAATGCCATCCCTCGAGTTTCTAGCCAAAGCCACAGCTTCCAGGAGGCTACGCAGGGCCTGGGTCAGGGGATTCATAGCGAGGGCTGGAGGGATAGCATGAAGATGCTGCTCCAAGTCTGCCATGCACTTATCATAGATCTGAGCCACGTCATCTGTGGCCCATGCCTGTTGCTGAGATAcgggaaatgaatgaaagcaagTGAGTTACATGGATCTTGTGGATCTGTTGACATGGatcacaaacacataaaatggatcacaaataataataataataaattattattattaatcactatgcatttacatttaggttttgttttggtAATCACAAGAAATAAAATTACCTTCATGGGCTGAGCCAAGAAGCCAGTGGGCTGGGAGAGATCATTGCTTGGCAAGAAACCTGGAACATTCCTGGCAAACTCCTCATATACAGCCAGCTGCTTAGGGTCCACTCCTCCCACCTGCatcaatacacaaatacattaaTACACTGATGCAGTAACTAAGGCAAGATTTCATCACGACTTGTTTTCAACCGCAACCAACACTCTTTGGATTATAACTATTATAACTTTCTTCTTATGTCTGGGCCAAATCATACCTTAAGCCTGATCTGCTCAGGCATACGTTCAGCCTGGTAAGTCAGCACAACTGGATCACAATAGCGACGTCCCTCTTGGCGTGCATGCTTCCTCAGCTCAAACTCCTTCaagaacagagacacaaatgtgAGTGGTACTTGTAAACAGTAGAAACGCTTAACTGTGAGTACATCTGCCGAGCAATCCATTTACTGCACTCTGCAAAAGTGATTTCGTGCTGTGGCGACACTCGCCATAGTTGATGCAtcttaaatacatttatagACACAGCCTTTGAGCCAGGCTTCTTATAACTCTCACCGTGGCTAGTCTCTTATCCATTTCAGGGCCAGCCTTCTCCACGGCAGTTTTCTGAATGAAGCAGCAAGCCAATTCACAGTTATCTTGAGCAATCCTGGCTGCGGCTTCTTCCATCATTTCCCTCTGTTGGGGAGTTGGTGCCTGGAGTAAAAGTAACAAGTTAGAAAAGCAGTGACACAACTATCAGATACATTTATGTGTGTAGGAGAAGAACGGAGCCACGTTTTGGTTTACTATGATATTCTCTCCTTTCTTGTATACAAAAGTATTAGCCCTTATTGCTTCAGCTTACCCTAAGTGCTGCAGCAAAGCTGTTCTTAAGGTTGGTGGCAATGCTCATGAGCAGGGGCTCGCGGCAGGTGATCATGGCCATGCCAGCAGTCAAGTTCCTCATCATATGGTGGGCAGCCACGCGCATGCGGGATTCCTCCGAATCCAGGGCGAAGTCCTTCCTGATGATCTGCTCACAGGTTGTCATTGCAATTTTGATAGAGCGATCTACCACCGGGTGCACAAGCTCCTGGACTGCTCGCTCCACTGATTGCCGCACACACTGTTTCAGCTGAGGATGAGTCTGTAGCAGAGGGATCTGAGGGGAAACATAAGAAAACGAAGAAAAACGTTTCAGAAGAAGGTGATAGTGTATGTAAATTAAGAGAAGGATTGAATTAAAATACATGCCAGTGGTGGACAGGGCCTAAACTGGCTCTTTTGCCAAACTCATCAAGGCCCTTGAGAATCTGAGCAAGTgtaacaacaacatgcacactaGAAAGGTAAACTAAGAACACCTGTACTGAGATCTGTATCTTTGGACTTAGTTATGTCAAATGTTTGTCCACTTCTTCTTGTGGTCAGGAAGTCAACACCATATTACATGCGTGGGATCCCTTCATCTATGTATACTCCTACCTACAGTGTGAATTGTTCACATGCATACAGCCGTCCCCACACAAGGGCCACGGTGAACTGGTCCTCATACTTACGTTGACATTTATGTTGATGTGTGGAACCAGGCCTGCCAAGGCGTACACATTGATGTCATGGTAACTGAACTGTGGAGTTGGGGGCCCAGTGGTTGTgcaagtggtggtggtggcagctGGAGTTGAGGGAGGAGCTGCAAATGGAACAAAGTCACCTGTTGGTCACAAAACGCTAATTTGATTAAAATCAGATGAAAAGGCAGATTATCCAGAAGATATGAACAAAATAtgaatgtacaaataaaaacacacaaacaaatttgACAAAACTAACATGAATACCGTCATAACCACAAATCATTTTTAGGATTTCTTTCTAGGTCATGTTGTACTGACACTGATATACTGATTAAATAGTGTGTGAATGAACCGTCAtcaaaataactcaaaacatATCTCCATCACTTAGGACAAGGCAGAGAGGGAAACAGTTATTCCAATATTTATAATAGGAATACTATACAAGGTTTATATGGAGCAATCACCTGTTGTAGAAACTGGCAGCATCTCTTCTGGAggctttgtctctttctttggcGCAGACAGCTGTTCCTCTAGAgtcttcagcttttctttgtctttcagcaGATTTCCTGGCTTCAGGTCGTTGATGTCCAGAGACAAGTTCTTACAAAGAACTTCAATCTCAAACTTCAAATTCAACTGGAGGAAACGAGAGCAGAATGTTAGCTattttttgtttgcctttttcAAGATTTTCCGAACTGAATCATCTAGTAGTTACTGGTAAacatatttttatcttatttgaCAACATGCGAATTCAGGTGCATTTTGGTTTGCAGATATTAGACACAGGTGAGTTATACTGAAAGTCAACTACATCACTGTAAGAAAATaagtaacaaaaacaatgtaataatCTGTCATCAAACCAAAATTCTAAAAGGAATTCAATAtggcctctttttaaaaatatatccaTATACTTCATACACTTGTCCAAGAGCTTTTTCAATgagtttttcattaaatacaaagAAGAGAACTCTCTTACCTTGAGGTCATGTTCCTGATGCAACTCAGCGAGCACATTCATGATGGCCATAGTCCAGGGATTCTGGGGCCTGAAAACCTacagcatcaaaaacaaaacaatgaataacCTGAATAACATCTAATTTTCATGTGACATATTTTGGCCATTTTCCCCACTGTGTTTAGAGGAAAGTAAGATATATTTGTCTGAAGCGTAATGGGCATGCTAGAACATTTTAAAACGGGGCAGTAAAGGGTAGAGTTAAGCGATCTAAATCTCTGTTGCTTACCATACTACGTAGACTAGATTCCAAAACCTTGGCCACAAAAGGAACCACATAAAGCAGCTCCTGCTGGCCTTTCACGTAGGCTTCCAGCAGCAGAGACTTGACTTCTAGATCctgacaaaagaagaaacataaTGATCAACTCTAAATCACAAGAACCGTCACATAATGTCACGACAGAATGAACAACATAGTATCCGGATCTTACTGTGTAGAGGATAGGCTTGTTTTTGGCCAGTGTAATCATGCCCAACCAGTGGCCCAGGTTCTTCAGCAGGGAGCGATCTGAGAAATTGGCAGCTGCCTTGTCTGAGGTCAAAAGTACCTGAAACAAAAAGATATCCGAGGGGAACTTTATTATTGTACTTATTCCAACAGCGTTACGTAGGAATACATCATCTACTCTATACAGTATGAGAATATGATCAAGACATGCTATTGTTCAATAAGACGACTCATGTGTGATGCCCCCCAACAAATAGTTTTTGGGCAGCAAAACACTCAAGGATATCAAATTTACAGCAGGCACcaaacaagaaaaagcaaaatctTCATGCTCTGAAGTTGCCAACTTCTCTTCCAAAATGTTACCTTGATATTTCGGTATGTTTCATTGAGAACCATCTTGACAAACTCTGGGTTCTTGAGTGTGTCCAGAAAGTTGGAGTAGAGACTGTGGAAGTTGGGTTCAATGCTGACACGCTTCATCACCAGGTACTGAGATACCCAAGGCATAAACTCTTCTTTCACCGTCTCTTTCAATTCCTCGACctgataaaagaaaatgtaattttaaaaactaTATTCTGATATCGAGACTCTGCAGATACAGTAATGTTTTTTCGGTTTCCGCTTACCTTCTGCGTCATGTTGGACTGAGAAAGGT is part of the Mugil cephalus isolate CIBA_MC_2020 chromosome 10, CIBA_Mcephalus_1.1, whole genome shotgun sequence genome and encodes:
- the cnot1 gene encoding CCR4-NOT transcription complex subunit 1 isoform X11, producing the protein MNLDSLSLALSQISYLVDNLTKKNYRASQQEIQHIVNRHGPEADRHLLRCLFSHVDFSGDGKSSGKDFHQTQFLIQECVSLISKPNFISTLCYAVDNPLHYQKSLKPSAHLFTQLSKVLKLNKVQEVIFGLALLNSSNADLCGFAAQFIKQKLPDLLRSYVDADLGGNQEGGFQDIAIEVLHRLLSHLLFGQKGASGVGQEQIDAFLKTLCRDFPQERCPVVLAPLLYPEKRDILVDRILPDSGELTKTIMETTLAELMQEVGYGFCASLDECRNVIVQYGATASQVAKVLGMMARTHSGLSDPMQIQSISAPGTGMWSDGKDKNDGSQAHTWNVEVLIDLFKEVNPNLNFKEVTYELDHPGFIIRDSKGLHIVVYGILRGLGMEVFPVDLIYRPWKHAEGQLSFIQHSLMNPEVFCFADYPCHTVAIDILKAPPEDDNREIATWKSLDLVESLLRLSEVGQYEQVKQLFSFPIKHCPDMLVLALLQISTSWHTLRHELISTLMPIFLGNHPNSAIILHYAWHGQGQSPSIRQLIMHSMAEWYMRGEQYDQAKLSRILDVAQDLKSLSMLLNGTPFAFVIDLAALASRREYLKLDKWLTDKIREHGEPFIQACVTFLKRRCPSIMGGLAPDKDQPKSAQLPPETLATMLACLQSCAGSVSQELSETILTMVANCSNVMNKARQPPPGVMPKGRAPSTSSLDAISPVQVDPLTGMGSLNLGGTAPSHTPSMQGFPTSLSSAFSNPQSPAKAFPPLSNPNPSTPFGGIGSLASQLPGPLGSGIGSGIGSSLGMPSVNTDPFGTRKMSTPGLNPPTFQQSKMKASDLSQVWPEANQHFSKEIDDEANSYFQRIYNHPPHPTMSVDEVLEMLQRFKDSTIKREREVFNCMLRNLFEEYRFFPQYPDKELHITACLFGGIIEKGLVTYMALGLALRYVLEALRKPFGSKMYYFGIAALDRFKNRLKDYPQYCQHLASIAHFLQFPHHLQEYIEYGQQSRDPPVKMQGSITTPGSLALAQVQAQTQSQQPAGLKAPQPGQPSTLVTTTTTATTATKTSTIARPTPSSFKKDVPPSINTTNIDTLLVATDQTERIVEPPENVQEKIAFIFNNLSQSNMTQKVEELKETVKEEFMPWVSQYLVMKRVSIEPNFHSLYSNFLDTLKNPEFVKMVLNETYRNIKVLLTSDKAAANFSDRSLLKNLGHWLGMITLAKNKPILYTDLEVKSLLLEAYVKGQQELLYVVPFVAKVLESSLRSMVFRPQNPWTMAIMNVLAELHQEHDLKLNLKFEIEVLCKNLSLDINDLKPGNLLKDKEKLKTLEEQLSAPKKETKPPEEMLPVSTTAPPSTPAATTTTCTTTGPPTPQFSYHDINVYALAGLVPHININVNIPLLQTHPQLKQCVRQSVERAVQELVHPVVDRSIKIAMTTCEQIIRKDFALDSEESRMRVAAHHMMRNLTAGMAMITCREPLLMSIATNLKNSFAAALRAPTPQQREMMEEAAARIAQDNCELACCFIQKTAVEKAGPEMDKRLATEFELRKHARQEGRRYCDPVVLTYQAERMPEQIRLKVGGVDPKQLAVYEEFARNVPGFLPSNDLSQPTGFLAQPMKQQAWATDDVAQIYDKCMADLEQHLHAIPPALAMNPLTQALRSLLEAVALARNSRDGIAALGLLQKAVEGLLDATSGADADLLLRYRECHLLVLKALQDGRAYGPQWCNKQITRCLIECRDEYKYNVEAVELLIRNNLVNMQQYDLHLAQSMENGLHYMAVAFAMQLVKLLLVDERSVSHVTEADLFHTIETLMRTCAHSRANAPEGLPQLMDVVRSNYEAMIDRAHGGPNFMMHSGISQASEYDDPPGLREKAEYLLREWVNLYHSAAAGRDSTKAFSAFVGQMHQQGILKTDDLITRFFRLCTEMCVEISYRAQAEQQHNPAASAAIIRAKCYHNLDAFVRLIALLVKHSGEATNTVTKINLLNKVLGIVVGVLIQDHDVRQTEFQQLPYHRIFIMLLLELNAPEHVLETINFQTLTAFCNTFHILRPTKAPGFVYAWLELISHRIFIARMLAHTPQQKGWPMYAQLLIDLFKYLAPFLRNVELNKPMQILYKAVKGTLRVLLVLLHDFPEFLCDYHYGFCDVIPPNCIQLRNLILSAFPRNMRLPDPFTPNLKVDMLSEINIAPRILTNFTGVMPSQFKKDLDSYLKTRSPVTFLSELRSNLQVSNEPGNRYNIQLINALVLYVGTQAIAHIHNKGSTPSMSTITHSAHMDIFQNLAVDLDTEGRYLFLNAIANQLRYPNSHTHYFSCTMLYLFAEANTEAIQEQITRVLLERLIVNRPHPWGLLITFIELIKNPAFKFWSHDFVHCAPEIEKLFQSVAQCCMGQKQAQQVMEGTGAS